GGCCTGCGTCGCGGCGGCCCGCGGACACAAGGTCACCCTCTACGACAAGAACGCCTGGATCGGCGGCAAGGCGGCGGTGCTGCACGAGGACGGCTTCCGATTCGACATGGGTCCGACGATCCTGACCGTGCCGCGCGTCCTGGAGCGCATCTTCGCAGAGGCGGGCCGCAACCTTTCCAACTATCTCGATCTCGTGCGGCTCGATCCGCAATGGCGCTGCTTCTTCGATGACGGCACCCGGATCGACCTGCAGGAAAACATCGACGCTATGGCCGAGGCCATGGATCGCTTCGCGCCGGGCAAGAATACCGGCGACGGATACAAGCGCTTCCAGGAAATTTCCGCGCATCTCCACGACATTTCGAACCGATTCTTCTTCTGGAAGCCGGTGGAGGATCTCTTCGACACCATCAACATCCGCGCCAACATGAATCCCGCAACATTGCGGGATGTTTTGTCTCTTCGCATGGGGTCGTCGGTCGCCGGCACTATCCGGTCCAAGGTGAAGGACGAACGCCTGGCGCAGATGCTAGACCACTTCACGCAGTATGTGGGCTCGTCGCCCTACGGCTCGCCCGCCGTGCTCTGCGCCATCGCCCACATGCAGGCGGCGGATGGGGTCTGGTATCCCATGGGCGGCACGCGCGCGGTCGCCGAGGCCCTGGCGAAACTGGCCACAGAGCTCGGCGCCACGTTCAAGACCGACAGCGATGTCGCTTCGCTCAGGATCGAGAATGGCGCGGTGACGGGCATCGTCCTCGCGGGCGGCGATGTCGTTCCTTACGACAGCGTCATCTCCAATATGGATTCGATCCGCACCTATCGCGAACTCGTCGGCGGCGAGGTCGGCGAGCATTATGCCCGCAAGGACTTCGAGCCCGCCTGCTCGGGCGTGGTGCTCTATCTCGGCCTGAACAAGCGCTACGACCACATCCTCCATCACGATTTCGTGTTCTCCCGCGATCCGGAGGAAGAGTTCGACTTCATCTACCGGCGCGGCGAGCCGGCACCCGACCCCACTTGCTATCTGGCGGCCCCGTCCGCGACGGACCCGAGCGTCGCGCCGGAGGGCGGCGAGGCGCTCTACGTTCTCGTCCATACGCCCTACCTTCGCCCGCACCATGACTGGTCGCAGATGTTCCCCGCCTATCGGCAAGTGATCATCGACAAGCTGAAACGCACGGCCGGCATGAGCGATATCGAGGAGCGCATCGTGGTCGAACGCCACCTGACGCCGCAGGACATCCACGACCGCTACAAGGTGCTCAACGGCGCCATCTACGGTCTGGCGAGCCACGGCAAGTTCATGGGCGCGTTCAAGCCGGGCAACCGCAGCCGGCAGGTGCGCGGCCTTTATCTGGCCGGCGGAGCGGCCCATCCGGGTCCAGGCATGCCGATGGTCATGATGTCGGGCTGGATCGCCGCCGACGCCCTCGATGCGGATGGCAAGGCCGAGAACCTACGGAACGTGTCTTGAGGCAGGAAGCGGGCAAGGCAGGAACGGAGCGCTCTTCATCCGGTCGCGCGGGAGGTTCTCCCGTCGCGCGCCGTTCCGCCCTGCTTCACCGCTTCATGGTCTCGACCTTCCGGCGCTATTTCACACGCCACATGAATGCCCTGCGGATCGCCGCCTGGGGCATGCCGGTCGTTCCCCAGCACGGCCCGGTCATCGTCTATTCCAATCACCCGGCCTGGTGGGATGCGGCCGTCTACATCCTGGCAGCGGACCGCTTCTTTCCGTCCTATGAGAGCTATGCGCCCATCGATGCCGCGATGCTGAAGCAATACGGCATCTTCGGCCGCATCGGCGCCTTCGGAATCGACCTCGAAAGCCCGCGCGGGGCGGCGGATTTTCTCAAGGCCGGAGCGGAGATCCTCTCCGTCCCCGACCGCGCCCTCTGGATCACCGCGCAGGGACGCTTCAGCGATGTGCGCGAGCGGCCTCTCGGCCTCAAGCCCGGCGTGGCGCACTTGGTCGAGCGCGCGCCCGGCTGCACGATCCTACCGCTCGCCATCGAGTACGGCTTCTGGCTGGAGCGCGGCGCGGAAGCCTTCCTGGCCTTCGGCCAGCCGATGCGCGGATCGGACCTTTTGAACCTCTCGCGCGCCGACCGCCTGGAGCGGCTTGAAAGCGAGCTGACCTCGACGCTCACTCGCTTGAGCGCCGACGTGGAGAGCCGCGACCCGGCACGTTTTCGGGCGGTGCTCGAAGGCCGTGCCGGAATCGGCGGGCTCTACGACGGATGGCGGCGGATGGCGGCAGCCCTGCGCGGGCGCACCTTCGATCCGTCCCACGAGGGGCGGCCCTCATGACGATGCTCGGTCTCATCCTGCTCGCCTTGGCCGCCATCCCGTTCGTGCTCGCGCTCATGAACCTGGGAGTCCTGCGCGCGACACCGCGCCAATCCCCGCAAGGCGACGTGCTCGTCTCGATCCTCATCCCGGCCCGCAACGAGGCGGCGAATATCGGCCCCGCCCTCGAGGCGGCGCTGGGCAGCATGGGCGTTCCTGTCGAGGTCCTGGTCATGGACGACGGGTCGACGGATGGAACCGCCGACATCGTCCGCTCCTATGCGGCCCGCGATGCCCGTGTGCGTCTCCTGACCGCCCCACCTCTCGACGACGGCTGGACCGGCAAGGTCCATGCCTGCCACCATCTCTCCGAAGCCGCGCGGGGCACGCATTTCCTGTTCGTGGATGCGGATGTGCGTCTCGGCCCTCACGCGGCAGCCCGGCTCGCAGGCCATGCGCAGGCCGCCGATGCCGCCCTGGTCAGCGCCGTGCCGCGCCAGATCATGAACACCCTCGGCGAAATGCTGACGGTGCCGACTATCAACCTGCTGCTGCTCGGCTATCTTCCCATGGGCTTCATGCGCCTCTCCCGCGATCCGGGACTGGGCGCAGCCTGCGGCCAGCTCATGCTCGTCGAGCGCGACGCCTATCGGGCAAGCGGCGGACACGCGGCGATCCGCGCGCGCATCCACGACGGCATCCAGCTGGCGCGGCTCTTCCGCCGCAAAGGCCTCATGACGGACCTCGTGCCGGGCGAGCGCCTCGCGACCTGCCGCATGTATACGCGCTTCGACGAAGCCTGGGCCGGTTTCGCCAAAAACGCCCACGAGGGCATGGCGACCCCCGTGGCGCTGCCGGTCTGGACCGCGCTCCTGCTCGGCGGCCATGTGCTGCCGTTCCTGCTCCTGCCGTTCGCACCAAGCTTGCTGCTCGCCAGCGCGGCTCTTCTCCCCCTCGGCGCCCGCACGCTCGTGACATTCGCGACGCGCGAGAATCCCTGGTCGATCCCGCTCCATCCCTTCACCATCCTGGTCGGCCTGGCGATCCAATGGAGCGTGCTCCTGCGGATCGGCGAGGCGCGCCGCGCGGGATGGAAAGGCAGGCTTTATCCTCTGGAGGAGAAGCCATGAGCCCGGACCTCTCAGGACCAACCAAGCGCCCGCGCGACGAGAACTTCCCGGTCGCATCCCTGGTGCTCTCGCGCGAGCACCGGGACGCCGTTCTCGCCTTCTACGCTTTCGCCCGCATGGCCGACGACATCGCCGACGCGCCCGATCTCGCGGCCGCCGAGAAACTGGCGCGGCTCGACGCGCTCGAACAGGCGCTCGTATCGGGCGACGAGTCCATCCCGCAGGCCGCTCGTCTCCATGCCGTCGACCGGGAGCGCAGGACCGGCCTGACGCAAGCCCGCGCGCTGCTGCGCGCCTTCCGTCAGGACGTTGTCAAGACCCGCTACAACGATTGGGCGGAGCTGCTCGATTACTGCCGCTTTTCCGCCAACCCGGTCGGCCGCTTCCTGCTGGCCCTTCACGGGGAGCGCAGCTCGGCCCACGGACCGGCGGACGCCCTTTGCACGGCGCTGCAGATCCTCAACCACCTGCAGGATTGCGGCCAGGATCGCGACCGGATGGGCCGCATCTACATCCCGATCCGGTGGATGCTGGCGGCGGGCTCCGAGACGGCATTCTTCGATCCGTCGTACGCGGCGCTCCGCCGCGACGTCCTCGACGCGATGCTCGACCGGGTCGATGCCCTGATCGATCAGGCGCAATCCCTGCCCGCCCATCTGCGGAACGCGCGCCTGCGGGCGCAGAGCATCGCCACCATCGCGCTCGCCCGGCGCCTGAGCCGACGCCTGCGGCAGGCCGATCCGGTTCTGGAACGCGTGCAGGTCAGCAAGGCCGATGTGGGCATCGCGTTCCTGCGCGGTCTTCGCGGCACGATCCGGAAGCCTTCCTCCGACGACCTCCGCGTGACGGCGGCGGCAGTGCGGCGCTCGGGCTCATCCTTCCGCCTCGGCATGCAGAGTCTCTCGCCCGAGCGCCGCCGCGCCATCCATGCGGTCTATGCCTTCTGCCGCGCGGTGGACGATATCGCCGACGGAGCGGCGCCCGCCTCCGAGAAGCGGACCTTCCTGCGCGAATGGCGGCGCGAACTCGACCGGCTGCACCGCGCGCCGGAAACGCCCATCGGACGCGAGCTCGCCCGTGCCTCGACCCTGTTCAAGCTGCCCCTGGACGAATGCCATGCCCTGCTCGACGGCATGGAGACCGACAGCGCCGACCGTGTGCGCCTCGCCGACGATTATGAACTCGGCCTCTATGGACGCCAGGTCGCGGGCTCCGTCGGGGCGCTTTCGATCCGCATCTTCGGCGTTCCGTCGGCCCATGGTTTCGCCCTCAATCTCGGACGCACCCTGCAGCTCGTGAACATCCTGCGCGACGTCGACGAGGATGCCGCCCGCGAGCGGGTCTACGTCCCCCTTTCGAGGCTCGCGCAACTCGGATTGCGCGATGCTCCTGCCGCCACTCTCGTGGCCGATCCGCGCTTCGCGCGCGTCTGCGAAAGCCTTGCCGAAGAAGCCCGTGCGGGCTTTGCGGCGGCGGATGCCGCGCTCATGCGTCTCGATCGTCGCGCCCTGAAGCCGGCGATCCTGATGATGGAGAATTACCGCCGTGTGCTCGACCGGCTGCAGGCGCGCGGCTGGGGCCTGCGCCAGGGGAGGCTGCGCCTGAGCACCGCCGACAGATTGCATCTCATCACCCGCGCCATGAGGCCCGCATGACGACACGGCGAACCCATATCGTCGGAGCGGGAATCGCGGGCCTGAGCGCGGCGCTCACCGTCACGGCCGATGGCGGCGAGGCCATCGTCTACGAGGCCGCGCCGCAGCCGGGCGGACGCTGCCGGACCCTGCAGCCCGCCGATGGCTTCGTCCATGACAACGGCACCCATGTGCTGTTCACGGCCAATGGGCATGCGCTCGATCTCCTCAAGGCGATCGGCGCCCGCGACCGCTGGTTCGAGCCGGAACCCAAAGGGCTTCCGCTCTACGACGGGAAAACGGGAGAGATGCGGCGGGTGGGGCTTTCGCCCTGGTCGTGGTTGCTCCCGTCGCGCCGCCCGCACGGCCTGACCCTGCCCGATCTGGCGAGGATCCTGCGCCTCCTCCTCGCGGCGAAGGATTGCCCGGTCGCATCCATCATCGGGGATCGCCCGATCATGGACAGCCTGATCGAGCCCCTGACGGTGGCGGTGCTCAATACGCCGCCCGCACAGGCCTCCTCGCAGCGCCTCGCCTGCGCCTTGCGGCGGCTCATCCGGCCCGGCGCCGGGCGCCTCCTGGTGGCGCGAAACGGCCTGAGCGAGGACCTGATCGAGCCTGCCCTTGCCACGCTCGCGGCGCGAGGCGCGACCGTTCACACCGGGCAGCGCCTGCGCAGGCTTCTGACCGGCCAGGAGCGCGTCATCGGATTGGCCTTGACGGACCGCACCGTGATGCTCGGCCCCGACGACCGCGTGATCCTCGCGCTGCCGCCCTACGAGGTGGAGCGACTTCTCCCCGCGCTCCCCGTGCCGACCTCCTTCGAGCCCATCCTCAACGTTCATTACCGCATGAAGGGCCTGTCTGGACCGCGCTTCATCGGCTTCACCGGCACGCTGGCGCAATGGGCGCTGGTCCGCCCCTCGCATGTGAGCGTCACGGTCTCGGCCGCCGACGCAGTGGTGGACCTCAATGCCGCCGACGTGGCGGCGCGGATCTGGCGCGACATCGCTCCGGCCCTGCGCCGCCTCGGGCTCGATGCGGACGGCGACCGTCAGCCCGAGAGCCGGGTGGTGAAGGAGAAGCGCGCGACCATCCGCCAGGCGGCGGAGGATCTCCCGCAGCCTCCCCTGCGGCCTCTCATGAACCTCGCCCTGGCGGGCGACTGGCTCGGCTCCCTTCCCGCTACCATCGAGAGCGCCGTGATGGCCGGTGAGCACGCCGCCTCCCTGCTGCGGCATGCCCGCTGCACCCGCCCGACCGTTCCGCGCGACCGCCCCTTGAAGACGGAGGATGCGGCATGATCCAGGACCATCCCCCGCTGACCGTTCTGCTCGCGGCGCCACGCGGTTTCTGCGCCGGGGTCGAGCGCGCCATCCGGGCCGTCGAGGACGCCATCGACCGGACGGGCAGGCCCGTCTATGTGCGCCACGAGATCGTGCATAACGGGCGCGTGGTGGACGACTTGAAGCACAAGGGCGCGGTCTTCGTCGAGGATCTGGCCGAGATCCCGGATGGGGCCGTGGCCATCTTCAGCGCCCATGGAGTTTCGCGCGCGGTGGAGCGGGAAGCGGCGGGCCGGGGACTTTCCGTGCTCGATGCGACCTGTCCGCTCGTGCGCCGCGTCCATCTCGAAGGACAGCGCCATGCGAAGGCCGGTCGCGAGGTCATCGTCATCGGCCATCGCGGCCATGTGGAGATCGAGGGAACCACCGGGCAGATCGACGGCACCGTCCATGTGATCGAGAGCGTCGCGGAAGCGCTGACCGTTCCGGTCCTGAACCCGGAGCGCATCGCCTACATCACCCAGACGACGCTCTCCGTCGACGATCCCCGCGAGATCATCGCACCCCTGAAGAAGCGTTTTCCCGCCATTCAGGGGCCCGACATCAAGACGATCTGCTACGCCACGCAGAACCGGCAGATGGCGGTGCGCGTGATCGCCCGGCGCGCGGAGCGGATCATCGTCTGCGGCGCGCGCAATTCATCGAACACGAACCGACTGTGCGAGGTGGCCGCCAACGAGGGACGCCAAGCCCTCCTCATGCAGGATCCGAAGGACCTGACGCTCTCCTTCATCGACGGCGCCGCCGTGATCGGCCTGACGGCGGGCGCCTCCGCTCCCGAAGACCTGGTGCAGGAGGCCCTGGCCCGGCTTGCGCAATGGCGGCGGCTGACGGTGGAGGAGGTGCGCGTGACGCAAGAGGACGCGCATTTCGCCCCTGTCGACATATCGCGGCTGGTGGGCGGAGCATCGGACCCGAAAGTGGACACCACTTTCGGGATCGATTCGATGCTCATTTCTCAATGAGCGCATTGTTCAGGGCGGAAAACCGGATCCACTTTTCCGCACAATGCGCTAGCTCGCGAACGCCTCCTGAACGTCCCGCGGCGTCGCCGTCACCAGTCCCAGCCTGTCCCGGCGCAGCCAGCGCCACAGCATCAGGCAGGCCACCACGGCGAGTCCGCTGGCCAGTCCGATCCAGATGCCGACACCCCGCAGCGACGTGCCGAAAGCCAGCATGGCGCCGAGCGGCAGGCCCACGCCCCAATAGCCGAGCGCCGCGTAGATCATCGGCACGCGGGTATCCTGCAGGCCGCGCAGCATTCCGGCCCCCACCGCCTGCGCGCCGTCCACGAGCTGGAAGATGGCGGCCACCACCAGGAAGGTGCGCGCCAGATCGATGACGAGCGCGTTCTTGGGATCGTTCACGTCGAGGAAGACGCCGAGCAGCAGGTGCGGGG
This region of Microvirga mediterraneensis genomic DNA includes:
- a CDS encoding hydroxysqualene dehydroxylase, which produces MTTRRTHIVGAGIAGLSAALTVTADGGEAIVYEAAPQPGGRCRTLQPADGFVHDNGTHVLFTANGHALDLLKAIGARDRWFEPEPKGLPLYDGKTGEMRRVGLSPWSWLLPSRRPHGLTLPDLARILRLLLAAKDCPVASIIGDRPIMDSLIEPLTVAVLNTPPAQASSQRLACALRRLIRPGAGRLLVARNGLSEDLIEPALATLAARGATVHTGQRLRRLLTGQERVIGLALTDRTVMLGPDDRVILALPPYEVERLLPALPVPTSFEPILNVHYRMKGLSGPRFIGFTGTLAQWALVRPSHVSVTVSAADAVVDLNAADVAARIWRDIAPALRRLGLDADGDRQPESRVVKEKRATIRQAAEDLPQPPLRPLMNLALAGDWLGSLPATIESAVMAGEHAASLLRHARCTRPTVPRDRPLKTEDAA
- a CDS encoding phytoene desaturase family protein, which encodes MNAQGTSVAVIGGGLGGLAAACVAAARGHKVTLYDKNAWIGGKAAVLHEDGFRFDMGPTILTVPRVLERIFAEAGRNLSNYLDLVRLDPQWRCFFDDGTRIDLQENIDAMAEAMDRFAPGKNTGDGYKRFQEISAHLHDISNRFFFWKPVEDLFDTINIRANMNPATLRDVLSLRMGSSVAGTIRSKVKDERLAQMLDHFTQYVGSSPYGSPAVLCAIAHMQAADGVWYPMGGTRAVAEALAKLATELGATFKTDSDVASLRIENGAVTGIVLAGGDVVPYDSVISNMDSIRTYRELVGGEVGEHYARKDFEPACSGVVLYLGLNKRYDHILHHDFVFSRDPEEEFDFIYRRGEPAPDPTCYLAAPSATDPSVAPEGGEALYVLVHTPYLRPHHDWSQMFPAYRQVIIDKLKRTAGMSDIEERIVVERHLTPQDIHDRYKVLNGAIYGLASHGKFMGAFKPGNRSRQVRGLYLAGGAAHPGPGMPMVMMSGWIAADALDADGKAENLRNVS
- a CDS encoding squalene/phytoene synthase family protein; the encoded protein is MSPDLSGPTKRPRDENFPVASLVLSREHRDAVLAFYAFARMADDIADAPDLAAAEKLARLDALEQALVSGDESIPQAARLHAVDRERRTGLTQARALLRAFRQDVVKTRYNDWAELLDYCRFSANPVGRFLLALHGERSSAHGPADALCTALQILNHLQDCGQDRDRMGRIYIPIRWMLAAGSETAFFDPSYAALRRDVLDAMLDRVDALIDQAQSLPAHLRNARLRAQSIATIALARRLSRRLRQADPVLERVQVSKADVGIAFLRGLRGTIRKPSSDDLRVTAAAVRRSGSSFRLGMQSLSPERRRAIHAVYAFCRAVDDIADGAAPASEKRTFLREWRRELDRLHRAPETPIGRELARASTLFKLPLDECHALLDGMETDSADRVRLADDYELGLYGRQVAGSVGALSIRIFGVPSAHGFALNLGRTLQLVNILRDVDEDAARERVYVPLSRLAQLGLRDAPAATLVADPRFARVCESLAEEARAGFAAADAALMRLDRRALKPAILMMENYRRVLDRLQARGWGLRQGRLRLSTADRLHLITRAMRPA
- the ispH gene encoding 4-hydroxy-3-methylbut-2-enyl diphosphate reductase: MIQDHPPLTVLLAAPRGFCAGVERAIRAVEDAIDRTGRPVYVRHEIVHNGRVVDDLKHKGAVFVEDLAEIPDGAVAIFSAHGVSRAVEREAAGRGLSVLDATCPLVRRVHLEGQRHAKAGREVIVIGHRGHVEIEGTTGQIDGTVHVIESVAEALTVPVLNPERIAYITQTTLSVDDPREIIAPLKKRFPAIQGPDIKTICYATQNRQMAVRVIARRAERIIVCGARNSSNTNRLCEVAANEGRQALLMQDPKDLTLSFIDGAAVIGLTAGASAPEDLVQEALARLAQWRRLTVEEVRVTQEDAHFAPVDISRLVGGASDPKVDTTFGIDSMLISQ
- a CDS encoding glycosyltransferase, which translates into the protein MTMLGLILLALAAIPFVLALMNLGVLRATPRQSPQGDVLVSILIPARNEAANIGPALEAALGSMGVPVEVLVMDDGSTDGTADIVRSYAARDARVRLLTAPPLDDGWTGKVHACHHLSEAARGTHFLFVDADVRLGPHAAARLAGHAQAADAALVSAVPRQIMNTLGEMLTVPTINLLLLGYLPMGFMRLSRDPGLGAACGQLMLVERDAYRASGGHAAIRARIHDGIQLARLFRRKGLMTDLVPGERLATCRMYTRFDEAWAGFAKNAHEGMATPVALPVWTALLLGGHVLPFLLLPFAPSLLLASAALLPLGARTLVTFATRENPWSIPLHPFTILVGLAIQWSVLLRIGEARRAGWKGRLYPLEEKP
- a CDS encoding lysophospholipid acyltransferase family protein, which gives rise to MVSTFRRYFTRHMNALRIAAWGMPVVPQHGPVIVYSNHPAWWDAAVYILAADRFFPSYESYAPIDAAMLKQYGIFGRIGAFGIDLESPRGAADFLKAGAEILSVPDRALWITAQGRFSDVRERPLGLKPGVAHLVERAPGCTILPLAIEYGFWLERGAEAFLAFGQPMRGSDLLNLSRADRLERLESELTSTLTRLSADVESRDPARFRAVLEGRAGIGGLYDGWRRMAAALRGRTFDPSHEGRPS